In a genomic window of Maricaulis maris MCS10:
- the sdhD gene encoding succinate dehydrogenase, hydrophobic membrane anchor protein: protein MSDYRTPTAKVRGLGASGHGASHWIVHRVTSIALFFLAPVFVWMLAKSGAPASAAEFFSSPAGAIITLLTLTAGLSHMRLGMQVIIEDYVHKHGTKTLLMLANTFLTLGLWLVTAFALLKLAL, encoded by the coding sequence ATGAGTGATTATCGTACTCCCACCGCCAAGGTTCGCGGGCTCGGCGCATCCGGCCATGGCGCCAGCCACTGGATTGTCCACCGTGTGACCTCGATCGCGCTTTTCTTCCTGGCGCCTGTCTTCGTCTGGATGCTGGCAAAATCCGGCGCGCCCGCCAGCGCCGCCGAATTCTTTTCCAGCCCGGCTGGTGCCATCATCACCCTGCTCACCCTGACGGCGGGTTTGTCGCACATGCGTCTGGGTATGCAGGTGATCATCGAGGACTATGTCCACAAGCACGGCACCAAGACGCTTTTGATGCTGGCAAACACTTTCCTGACGCTGGGGCTGTGGCTCGTCACCGCCTTTGCCCTGCTCAAACTCGCGCTTTAA
- the sdhC gene encoding succinate dehydrogenase, cytochrome b556 subunit translates to MASDWSDPRPMSPHLQVWRWHATMASSILHRATGVANYIGAVAISVWVVLLAFGAEGSISFLFEGWMAWVTRFGLIALTYSVSYHWLNGLRHLLWDAGKGYDPKGSNLRSILIIFGAVIPTALIWLDLGI, encoded by the coding sequence ATGGCTTCCGACTGGTCTGATCCGCGTCCGATGTCGCCACACCTGCAGGTGTGGCGCTGGCACGCGACGATGGCGTCATCCATCCTTCATCGTGCCACCGGAGTGGCAAATTATATCGGCGCTGTCGCGATCAGCGTCTGGGTCGTCCTTCTCGCCTTCGGCGCCGAAGGTTCGATCAGCTTCCTGTTCGAGGGCTGGATGGCCTGGGTGACCCGCTTCGGCCTGATCGCCCTGACCTATTCGGTCAGCTATCACTGGCTCAATGGCCTGCGTCACCTGCTGTGGGATGCCGGCAAGGGCTATGATCCCAAAGGGTCGAACCTGCGCTCCATCCTGATCATCTTCGGTGCCGTCATCCCGACCGCGCTGATCTGGCTCGATCTGGGGATTTGA